The genomic interval gtatTAATTTCCTAACTAAACATACAtgctaaaaatatttatattggaTTGGAGTTCAATTAGTTtgtgcttttttatttatttataaaaactaataaaaaaattaaaaaagacaatatacgtacaatcatttttataattttttatataattatattttaaattaaaaatatttatataaaaccatatcacttttattaattattctataaaaatactTATCATTTAAAGGATAGTGATACGTCTACCGCTCCCAGCTACTGCTGAGAGCTACCGTTGGTAtaattgttcttcttctttttgttgactttttttatatgtatttttttatacttttaaatattttttaaataaataaaaaaaatcataatattattaaaaaaatattttcttaatcactaagtaaaaagaagaattaaaaataaaaataaaaaatatcatcggTTACATCTAGCTATAAGAATTAATGGTAAGAGTATCATTTTCTTGGTTCCCGCTAgttattttcatgtgtttttttaatacttttaaatatatatatatatttttaaaaagttcacaatgtcattaaaaaatatttttttaatcacaaagtaaaaacaaaagtaaaaatataaaacaaaaaaaaacaaaaaatagtgcAATCATAGAGTTGAGAGCGGGATGcttagcattttttattttaaataagacaatctaAAATACCTAATAAAGTGACATATTCTAATCTCACGTCTCCTCTGAACTAAAAGCCAATCAATCTATTTAGtctattttcaaaaattatttaaagaattgttcataaaatgagttatatttgattatgtaaaattaaaattactacaATAATTCATTACATGCAGTGAATActgtttatttttcaaattatttttattattgtttatactTCATTTACTCTCTTATTTGcttttacttttacatttcaatacaaattctttttattgttaattatctAAAACATCtctattttagtttttgttctAAACGATAtcttagaaatattatttatccaatttttttcatattttgattttattttttatttttatttgacttatatatttttattttgtgtatatatgactgaattatattatattgtatataataatatattttaaatataaaaatatatatggatattaaaatttattggtagaaaggaaaggtttaaaatgaataaaaattattatttaaataatatgaagaaaaaataaataaattgatatatgatatattataaaagttattatataaaataaaaaaaattaaattaaatgatttattttaaaagataagatcCATTGCTCTcagaaagaataataaaattcacTCTCCAGCCCCTCTCCCACTCCCACTCCCACTCCAtctacttctctctctctcaaccaaACCGAGGAAgggaaaaacaaaatgcaacTCCTCCTTTTGCTTCTCCTTCTGCTCCACTTCCACATACATCCGGCCCTCTCAGGAGACCGCATCTTCCCGGAATACAGAGCCCTCCTCTCCGTCAAGTCCTCCATCACCGAAGACCCACAATCAGCTCTTTCTACCTGGAACGCCTCCACCAGCCACTGCACCTGGTCGGGTGTCACATGTCAACCCTCACGTCGCCGGGTGACCGTCCTCGACCTCTCCGGCCTTAACCTCTCTGGTAGTCTTTCCCCGGACCTGGCTCACCTCCGTTTCCTCTCCAACCTTTCCATCGCATCCAATCGGTTCTCCGGGGCCATCCCCGCCGAGCTCTCTTCTCTCTCCGCCCTCCGCGTCCTCAATCTCTCCAGCAATGGCTTCAACGGCACCTTCCCATCCCAGCTCTCCCTTCTCAAGAACCTTCAGGTGTTGGATCTCTACAACAACAACATGACCGGTGACTTGCCCTTGGCCGTCACTCAAATGCCCAACTTACGCCATTTGCATCTCGGTGGTAACTTCTTCTCGGGTGGGATCCCGTCCCAGTACGGGCAATGGGAGTTCCTGGAATACTTGGCTTTATCCGGTAACGAGCTCCAAGGTCCTATACCGCGAGAGATCGGAAACTTGACCAACCTCAGGGAGCTCTACATGGGATACTACAATATGTACGAAGGTGGCATACCCCCGGAGATCGGGAACCTATCGGAACTAGTTCGTTTCGACGCCGCCAGCTGTAACTTATCTGGTGAGATACCACCAGAGATTAGCAGGCTCCAGAAGCTTGACACTCTATTTTTGCAAGTAAATGCGCTCTCCGGGCCTTTAACCGTCGAGCTTGGGAACTTGGTGAGCTTGAAATCCTTGGACTTGTCGAATAACTTTTTTACAGGAGAGATTCCAGCGTCGTTTGCCGAGCTAAAGAACTTGACGCTGCTGAACTTGTTTAGAAACAAACTCCACGGCGCAATTCCTGAGTTTATTGGTGACATGCCGGAGCTGGAGGTGTTACAGTTGTGGGAGAACAACTTTACAAGGATGATTCCTCAGGGGCTGGGAAAGAACGGGAAGCTTCAGCTTCTCGATCTCTCAACGAATAAACTGACTGGGACTCTGCCTCCAGATATGTGTTCTGGGAATCGTCTTGAGACTCTGATTTCTTTGGGGAATTTCTTGTTCGGTCCAATCCCGGAATCACTCGGGAAATGCCAATCGCTGAGTCGGATCCGAATGGGGGGCAACTTTCTCAACGGTTCAATACCAAGAGGGCTTTTCGGGTTACCCAATCTGACCCAAGTGGAGCTGCAGAATAACTATCTTACAGGGGAGTTTCCGGATACGGATTCGATCCCGGCGAGTCTTGGCCAGATCAGCCTCTCCAACAACCGGCTTTCCGGGCCGTTACCTCCAAGTATTGGCAACTTCTCCGGTGTTCAGAAGCTTTCCCTCGATGGTAATAAGTTCTCAGGTCGAATCCCACCCCAAATTGGGAGGTTACAGCAACTTTCGAAGCTGGACCTCAGCCACAACGAATTCTTGGGCCCCATTGCTCCCGAACTCAGCCAATGCAAGTCGTTGACATTCATCGATCTTAGCCGAAACCAGCTCTCCGGCGAGATACCGAACGAGATGACTGGTATGAGGATTCTAAATTACCTGAACATTTCGAGAAACCATCTGGTTGGTAGCGTTCCTGCTTCAATAGCGACTATGCAAAGCTTGACCTctgttgatttttcttataacaaCCTCTCTGGTTTGGTTCCGGCCACTGGCCAATTCAGCTACTTCAACTCCACGTCGTTTGTGGGCAACCCTGACCTCTGCGGTCCTTATTTGGGTCCTTGCAAGGAAGGGGTCACCAATGCTGCCGGCCAGGCGCACGGGAAAGGTCCCCTCTCTGGTTCTTTGAAGCTACTGCTTGGGATTGGGTTGCTTCTTTGTTCGATTATCTTCGCAGTGGCGGCAATCTTCAAAGCCCGGTCGTTGAAGAAGGCCAGCGAGGCTCGCGCGTGGAAACTGACCGCATTCCAACGGTTGGACTTCACGGCCGATGATGTTTTGGATTGCTTGAAGGAGGATAACATTATAGGCAAAGGTGGTGCTGGTATCGTGTACAAGGGATCGATGCCTAATGGTGAACATGTCGCCGTGAAAAGACTACCGGTAATGAGCAGGGGTTCTTCCCATGACCATGGATTCAATGCGGAGATTCAGACCCTGGGAAAAATTAGGCACCGTCACATTGTGAGATTACTGGGTTTCTGCTCAAACCACGAGACCAATCTTCTGGTTTATGAGTATATGCCAAATGGGAGCTTGGGTGAAGTTCTTCACGGCAAGAAAGGGGGTCATTTGCTCTGGGATACTAGGTATAAGATTGCCGTGGAGGCTGCAAAGGGTCTTTGCTATCTTCACCACGACTGCTCGCCACTCATCGTCCATCGAGACGTGAAATCAAACAACATTCTGCTCGACTCCGGTTTCGAAGCACATGTTGCTGACTTCGGCCTGGCCAAGTTTCTGCAAGATTCGGGCACTTCCGAGTGCATGTCTGCAATTGCTGGCTCCTACGGATACATAGCCCCAGGTATGCTTTCAATTAAGTTTTGATTcactcctttttctttttgtgatcgTGTTTCTTTAGATACGTACTAGTTTTTGTTTCAAAGTCTTAATTATGTTAAGGCTAGTGAAAAACaagactctttttttttgtctcataTTGTGGTTTGATTCAGTTTCTGCATTATTGTGATAGTTGCTGTCTGTTTCATACGAGTTTTGACTCTTTAAGCCACGGAACCATAATtctctcatcttatttattgTCGAGACTGTTTATTGTCGACagtcataaataattttttattttttagaaaaaaaaaaacaattccatATATCATTAATGTTCTGGGGCTGCATTGAGTTATAGTGTCGTTAGTGTTTCTGTTACAACAAATTGAAAGTTTGTAGATTTAAATGGTAGATTACTCAAGtttggtattttatttaaagCAAAAATCAATGTTTCTTCATGCAGAGTATGCCTATACTCTTAAGGTCGATGAAAAGAGCGATGTCTACAGCTTTGGTGTGGTTCTCTTAGAACTGGTTACAGGCAGGAAACCAGTTGGGGAATTCGGGGATGGTGTGGACATAGTCCAATGGGTTCGAAAGATCACAGACTCAAAAAAGGAGGGAGTCATCAAAATTCTCGACCCAAGGCTACCCTCAGTTCCTCTACAAGAACTGATGCACGTATTCTATGTTGCAATGATGTGTGTTGAAGAGCAGGCAGTGGAGCGCCCAACAATGCGCGAAGTGGTTCAGATCCTAACCGAGCTTCCAAAACCACCGAGCTCTAAACAGGGAGAGtcaacatataataacataatcaCAGAAttatcaccaccaccaccaggcACTGCCCTACACTCTCCGACCACCACAACAACCATAGACTCGAACGACAGCCAACATGCACCACCTCAATCACCACCACCCGATCTGCTAAGCATTTGAAGTGCTTTTAGTTCATTGGAGATGATGGGAGTCTTTGTTCTGAATTCAAGGATTTGTGTTATTAGCTTTTATTTTGCAGggttctttaatttttgttatctGGGGGAGGTGGGTTTGGCCAGTTTGGTCTTAACTTTTAAGGAGTTTTCACTTTTTCACAAAATGTTTAGAAGTTTGTGTATAGTAGCAATTGgtgggtattttttttcttatttctctaCTCCTTATCATGTAGTAGTACTGGCTGCCGGCTGGTGCTTCATCCTCTGCTATTTTGTGTATGGCAACAGCTGTTACTGTTCTGGGCCTGATCCTCCATCACTGTAAACATCAAGTGGAGGAAGCCAGTGGAGGAAGCCAGAGCGTTTTGAAGGTGCTTGTGACGTGGGAATGGGGGGAAACGGAAGATGATTTAAATGGGTTGGGTATTATTTGGTATAGTAAAATGTGTTTGTCGATATGAATGATGAACTGATAACCCGCACCACACCCCCCCCCAAGGGGGAAGATGGGTGCAGTCAAAGCAGTCCTTTCAATTGCCGAGACTGGGGTTTTCCTGATGCATATACCGAGTGGAAACTGAAAAGTTCAAACTGCTTCTGTCCTCGAGGGGCCCTTCTGTGAACAACGACGAAAGGTCTGGATTAAAATATGGCAGtaaaaaataccattttataaccatgttattttttaacttatattataaaaatattttatttaaaataaaattgtgtaaaGAGTTATTAAAAGGGtcatatgtatattatatattttttcgtcAGCCACAGTTTCATATTGGTCATTAATATATGGTAAAATATCTTGTCAGAAGTTAGAATATCAAGaagtgaattttaaaatatttattgataatttaatattatctaaaaAAGAACATGAATGGTGAATTATTTCATACATGTATCTCTTAAAATtcgtttaaatagtgagataaaataagatgattttagataaattaaataaaatattattagaatattattttttaatattattatcgttctgatatttgaaaaagttaaattatttattatattttaaataaaaatttgataaaattataataatgagataagatgagataggttgagagTGTTTTGTGTCCAAACTATTATATCTTGaatagtttgtttttacaattcttctcagcttatctcatctcatctaataaaataaataattaaattttataaaatatttataaaataaatcttaaaacaaaaaaatattaaaaaatatattctaataatattttatttaagtttaaactttaatcttaattcatctgtgaaaataaacgagaacTAAATAAGACTATATACTTGAATTTGAGAATCTAAATTTCGATATATGAAatcactatatatttattaaaacgataaaagataaatttttaagaTACGTCGAGTATTACACTTTTTCTTCCTATTATGTACAAAAATagttcataattttcttttgaaattctcTTAGGAACTTTTAAACTAACCTTCTACCCGCCAATGATAAAGGAATTGTAGGCATTGCGGGACGTTTTCTAAGGTAGACCCCACAAATGAGACTTGGCATATACCCAACAGTGTTTCACATGCAATGCAAAAACGTTTGGATTGACAGGGGCCCACCATCCTCTTCGCTCTTTTGAATCTTGGCAACTTGTCCGTTCCAATAATGTCACAAATGCCTATCTATTTTAATAGATAGATCAGCTAGGCTACACATTCATATGGGGGTGTTTAGGTCATTTGTTAATCTTTCTATATTAATTACTGTCTAGAAAATGACGTATGAGAAGAAATTCCGATATTTTGGAGCAACTTGCTCACTGAATATACAGTGAGCCTCACGGGTCAGGTACGGTCTCTCTCTTTGAATTGtatattctaatttatattctttaatttttagaatatttccATGACATAAGagttctttcaaatttcaataattgtttagataagtaattataattttaaaataaaaatatctatcattttttaatatattattataaatattcagATTATACATATAAGATCCATATAATTATCAGACaccaatttaataatattttaactgttttacttgaaatgaaaatatttttcctcttttaaagaaaatcatGGGTATACTCAACACTttcataaaaattcaaaaatatttatacaaatatacaacaaaagtatttacaaaaacttTAGATACTCGGATTGCTACTATAAGAAAAACGAGTATTTGTAAGGGATTATTTACAATACGAATAATTATTTGCaacgaaaataaatttattttaacagaaaataactgatcacaaataaacaattttattgtaGTGCGCTTTCACAGCTCGTACCAAAAACCCATGCTTCAATCACTTCTctcattctaaaaatatttttaatagaatttacaACTCAAACAAAAACGCAAACCatgccatttttcttttctcatgattatgaaaaattttatatagaaaGAAGGATTTTAGAATCAGAATATATAGAATTCTAAAGTGATGGTTTTGCTTTTgtctttttagattaaaaaattggattttttatacaaattaaggCTAGCTGAAAGATGGAAGGTCCATGTTTGATTCATGGTATGAGGAAGCCTAGAAGGATGATGGCGTGTCCCATCTCTCTGAGACTGCTTGGGGACTTGCTCATGAAAATTGGGTTGAGGTTCAGTCATCAGTGTTGTGGTGTATCTGACTGATGCTGTCTTTGCGTTCGGAGGGAATCTTCAATGTTCTAATCATATTTCACAGAATTTCAACCACATGCAGACGGTGCAGTGAGTGATCAACTCACGtacaatttatttcttcttttttgggtttgtttaCACGCAAAGGAGCATTCCCTACCCTAGCTAGCTTAAGGGTCGGCCTCTCTCTCAAAGATCACCGGCCCTCCCCTTTCAAAAGGGGTTTTCtttatccttttcttttattttacttaatgttttatttgtttttatttttattttatactgTGGCGATGTTCCAAAAAAATTGACATGTTTCATATCTATTAActatattaagaatataatataaataaatgaatctaTCTCTTTCgtcagtttaaaattttaaaacaagtgaTCATGATTTTAAAAACCATGATGCAACAAATTTGTCATTAGCAAATTACAGGAAAGGAATTGATAAAATAGTAAAccaagcatgttttattttattttattatttttttaatgttaaaccATGGGACATTTTAGTATTTAAGcagcattttcttttcttgtctgTCTTGAGTCACAATATATATAAGAGGCCGAACATGAAACTTTTTAGATTATAATTGTTGTGCTAAATAGtacagaaaatagaaaataagaaaaaaacaaagaatttaacgtggttcggtaGTGTGCTTACATCCACAGAAGCGggagttgaattttttactaTGCATGAAATTATGGTTACATCATACGTATTTAGATTAAACCTTAGCCGTTCCGCTCCGCTCCACTCGGTACTCTATGCTCCCTTCACTCCACTCCGCTTCACTACCGACATCAGCTTACTTTTTCTATATATGTGTTTAACTCAATATGAGCCACATActacaacaataatattttaagctTTATCCTTAGATCTCATGTTGGGATCTGAATTTTGGGGGGTCTGGTTTTGTCCTTTAAACGCGGGCTTATTAGTAATTAAAAGTGGAATCTAAGAAGAAAAACCTAACTCGACCTACTCTTATGACTCACGTACactgataattaattattagagcAAAAAGTCCAACCTCTTTTAAATTAACCTAAATTTGAATGAGAAAATAGCAGCCCCTGCATATATGGATCTATCATTGCTTAATTTGTGATTGATGAACTCTACATACAACATgaccaaaataaaagaaaagagcaaCATGTTTTAGAAGGTGATCCAAATCATGTAAAAGAGATGACTGCATTAACTTCCTTTTGAGAGGTTTTCGACTTTCGGGGTAAAAGAGCATATATATAaggtaaaagttaaaaagttattgGATaactaaaggaaaagaaaacaaaatatttcccaACAGACAAACAACTTTTTACAGAAAATCTATGAAAGCATGGGATTCCAACCTGTCTTCTGTCTAAAAGAAACATAACATGATCTTTTTGCTTGGAACTATGTCATGTCCATATCAAATTATAGCCTCATGTTTCTTCTCATATTCGAATGATGATCGAGCTCgtttcactatatatatttacttgtcttttgttatctttttcaGAAATATTGACAGAACACAAAAGAGAtaggaataaaaatattaatgaaagcATGCATAGAAAACATGACACATGGAACTAGCAAGTTTCTCAAGCATACTactattaagatataaaataaataataaaatctacctcttctcattaatttaaattttttggacaagtggcgATCTTACATAGTATCAGAGCAGATGTCTTGAATTTGACCCGgcctgactctacactctatcctcatttaattaaatattctacgtgttTGGTCATCTATTGTGAGAGAGTCTGACCCACAAGTGAGGAagagtattaagatataaaataaataataaaatttacatattctcatcaacttaaatttttgagacaaatgGATATAATTTCACTAGTACTACTACCCCATATATAGTATTGCCACTCCTTTCCATTCCCGTAATAATAGTGGCAGATCTGGCGTTCATGATTAAAGACAACTAGAAAGGTTGCGTTTTAATATGCAGCTACTAAGTACCAGTTCTCATTGATCGAAGGAAAACTTCCACACTtccataagaaaataaatttagctGAAAAAAGGCGAGCTGGACGGCGATCGATCTAGAGAAGAGTACTGGGGTTGAGACTAATTGAGAAGGAGCATGCATGTCAGATGTTAGAAGGATTGAGAAAAGATCATTTTAAGTTGTTGTCCGAACTTGAGAGTTTCAAGTAAAAAagatattaacataaaatagaCCTCTTGACGTATTTATGTTACTCTATGAATTTT from Juglans microcarpa x Juglans regia isolate MS1-56 chromosome 4S, Jm3101_v1.0, whole genome shotgun sequence carries:
- the LOC121262346 gene encoding leucine-rich repeat receptor-like serine/threonine-protein kinase BAM1, with the translated sequence MQLLLLLLLLLHFHIHPALSGDRIFPEYRALLSVKSSITEDPQSALSTWNASTSHCTWSGVTCQPSRRRVTVLDLSGLNLSGSLSPDLAHLRFLSNLSIASNRFSGAIPAELSSLSALRVLNLSSNGFNGTFPSQLSLLKNLQVLDLYNNNMTGDLPLAVTQMPNLRHLHLGGNFFSGGIPSQYGQWEFLEYLALSGNELQGPIPREIGNLTNLRELYMGYYNMYEGGIPPEIGNLSELVRFDAASCNLSGEIPPEISRLQKLDTLFLQVNALSGPLTVELGNLVSLKSLDLSNNFFTGEIPASFAELKNLTLLNLFRNKLHGAIPEFIGDMPELEVLQLWENNFTRMIPQGLGKNGKLQLLDLSTNKLTGTLPPDMCSGNRLETLISLGNFLFGPIPESLGKCQSLSRIRMGGNFLNGSIPRGLFGLPNLTQVELQNNYLTGEFPDTDSIPASLGQISLSNNRLSGPLPPSIGNFSGVQKLSLDGNKFSGRIPPQIGRLQQLSKLDLSHNEFLGPIAPELSQCKSLTFIDLSRNQLSGEIPNEMTGMRILNYLNISRNHLVGSVPASIATMQSLTSVDFSYNNLSGLVPATGQFSYFNSTSFVGNPDLCGPYLGPCKEGVTNAAGQAHGKGPLSGSLKLLLGIGLLLCSIIFAVAAIFKARSLKKASEARAWKLTAFQRLDFTADDVLDCLKEDNIIGKGGAGIVYKGSMPNGEHVAVKRLPVMSRGSSHDHGFNAEIQTLGKIRHRHIVRLLGFCSNHETNLLVYEYMPNGSLGEVLHGKKGGHLLWDTRYKIAVEAAKGLCYLHHDCSPLIVHRDVKSNNILLDSGFEAHVADFGLAKFLQDSGTSECMSAIAGSYGYIAPEYAYTLKVDEKSDVYSFGVVLLELVTGRKPVGEFGDGVDIVQWVRKITDSKKEGVIKILDPRLPSVPLQELMHVFYVAMMCVEEQAVERPTMREVVQILTELPKPPSSKQGESTYNNIITELSPPPPGTALHSPTTTTTIDSNDSQHAPPQSPPPDLLSI